From a single bacterium genomic region:
- a CDS encoding polyprenol monophosphomannose synthase, producing MSITERTAPPTEVLVVLPTYNESQNLEKVVAGVRHLGHDVLIVDDGSPDGTGEIADRLAATDSGVRVLHRGRKLGLGSAYQDAFRIGLAEGSALFVEMDADGSHLPGDLDSIVAAARGCGGLAIGSRYIRGGEIVGWPPHRWLLSWAANTYCRILLGLRTHDCTSGYRCYTRELLTQIGLEEVVSQGYSFQIEMVHRTKRVGYPVLEVPIRFEDRVAGASKVSRGEVRRALWTVLRLSLRR from the coding sequence ATGAGCATTACTGAGAGGACGGCTCCGCCGACCGAGGTCCTGGTCGTTCTGCCCACATACAACGAGAGCCAGAACCTGGAGAAGGTGGTCGCCGGCGTACGGCATCTCGGACACGACGTCCTGATCGTCGACGACGGTTCTCCCGACGGCACCGGCGAGATCGCCGACCGGTTGGCGGCGACGGACTCCGGCGTGCGGGTGCTGCACAGGGGGCGCAAGCTCGGGCTGGGCAGCGCCTATCAGGATGCGTTTCGCATCGGCCTGGCGGAGGGCTCGGCGCTCTTCGTCGAGATGGATGCCGACGGCTCGCACCTGCCGGGCGACCTCGATAGCATCGTCGCGGCGGCACGCGGCTGTGGTGGCCTTGCCATCGGCTCGCGCTACATCCGCGGCGGCGAGATCGTCGGCTGGCCGCCGCACCGCTGGCTTTTGTCCTGGGCGGCCAACACCTACTGCCGGATCCTGCTCGGCCTCCGCACGCATGACTGCACGTCGGGCTATCGCTGCTACACACGCGAGCTGCTCACCCAGATCGGGCTCGAAGAGGTCGTCTCGCAGGGATACTCGTTTCAGATCGAGATGGTGCACCGGACCAAGCGGGTGGGCTACCCCGTTCTGGAGGTCCCCATCCGCTTCGAGGATCGGGTCGCCGGCGCCTCCAAGGTCTCCCGCGGCGAGGTCCGGCGTGCGTTGTGGACGGTCCTGCGCCTGAGCCTGAGGAGATGA